Proteins encoded within one genomic window of Ovis aries strain OAR_USU_Benz2616 breed Rambouillet chromosome 1, ARS-UI_Ramb_v3.0, whole genome shotgun sequence:
- the LOC101122242 gene encoding histone-lysine N-methyltransferase SETMAR, with the protein MPKRKVISAEGSVKEELKRRLAKLSATMEMMLEKKQIRAIFLFEFKMGHKAAETTRNINNAFGPGTAKERTVQWWFKKFRKGEESLEDDERSARPSEVDNDQLREIIDADPLKTTRKIAEELKVNHSTVVRHLKQIGKVKKLNKWVPHELTEIQKNRRFEVSSSLILRNNNEPFLDRIVTCHEKWILSDNRRPPAQRLDRGKTLNLYQKKIMVTVWWSAAGLIHYTFLNPGETITSEKYAQQINEMHQKLQHLQPALVNKKGPVLLHDNTRPHVAQPALQKFNELGYEVLPHPPYSPDLLPTDYHFFKHLDNFLQGKHFHNQQDAENAFQEFVESRSTGFYATGINELISRWQKCVDCNGSYFD; encoded by the exons ATGCCCAAGAGGAAG GTCATCTCCGCGGAGGGGTCAGTAAAGGAGGAG CTCAAGAGGAGATTGGCAAAGCTATCAGCT actatggaaatgatgttagagaaaaagcaaattcgagcgattttcttatttgagttcaaaatgggtcataaagcagcagagacaactcggaacatcaacaatgcatttggcccaggaactgctaaggaACGTACGGTTCAGTGGTGGTTTAAGAAGTTTCGCAAAGGAgaggagagccttgaagatgacgAGCGTAGTGCacggccatcagaagttgacaacgaCCAATTAAGAGAAATCATTGATGCCGATCCTCTTAAAACTACACGAAAAATTGCCGAAGAACTCAAGGTCAACCATTCTACAGTCGttcggcatttgaagcaaattggaaaggtgaaaaagctcaataagtgggtgcctcatgagctgaccgaaattcaaaaaaatcgtcgttttgaagtgtcatcttctcttattctacgcaacaacaatgaaccatttctcgatCGAATTGTGACATGCcacgaaaagtggattttatcTGATAACCGGCGACCACCAGCTCAGAGATTGGATCGAGGGAAAACACTGAACTTGTACCAAAAAAagatcatggtcactgtttggtggtctgctgctggtctTATCCACTATAcctttctgaatcctggcgaaaccattacatctgagaagtatgctcaacaaatcaatgagatgcaccaaaaactacAACATCTacagccagcattggtcaacaaaaagggcccagttcttctccacgACAACACTCGACCACATGTCGCACAACCAGCCCTTCAGAAGTTTAATGAATTGGGctacgaagttttgcctcatccaccatattcacccgACCTCTTACCAAcagactaccacttcttcaagcatctcgacaactttttgcagggtaaacacttccacaaccagcaggatgcagaaaatgctttccaagaattTGTTGAATCCCGAAGCACAGGTTTTTACGCTACAGGAATAAACGAACTTATTTctcgttggcaaaaatgtgttgattgtaatggttcctattttgactaa